Genomic segment of Salvia splendens isolate huo1 chromosome 12, SspV2, whole genome shotgun sequence:
TCCATAATACTAATACTATGAAAACACACAAGTAGGATATGAGGAAAGACATGTTAAATAACAGAAAATTAATAATGTCATGCATAAAgatctaataaaataaatttttaaaaaatataaggCCACTCTTACAAGAAATAAAGTACCAAAACCTATGAAAGTACATGATCCTTATAAAAACTAAATGACTTAACATTGCAAATCCCCATAGTTGTGAGCGAGAGAAAGCTTGGGATAAAAGTGATGATGTTGTAAACATGATCGTTGGAACGGTCAAGAAAAGAATTGCTCACAAGGCATTCATCAGTGTTGTGGTTGTAGATAACTAGTTGATTATCTGTATCCAAGGTAAACAACATGTCACAATTTGCAAATACTTTGAGCGGGAAAACAACTTCACCGATTTGTGGTCGGTCAATCCTACATGCCTTTACCCAAGAATTCGTATCCCCGTAGTTTTTCATCCACCAGATCACAATTCCAGGATATTTTAAACTATCGCATACACACAGCTGACTCTCCAAAATAAATAGCTCATAGTCGCCTCTCACATGACGCCAATTTCTATCAGGATCATTACTATTATCACGAGGAGGAAGAGAAAACTTTGTAAAGACCTCGGTTTCCAGATCAAAGCAACAAACGAAGAGACTCTCCTTCAAATCAGATGCCAACCAGTGAAGATTTCCATTAAAAAATACAGCATTTTCCCGAGGCATTCTAGGGTAGAACTTCGGCCCTACAATTCTTCTCCAACACCCTCCTCCTCTTTCTAGAGTGTATACATGATACGACCTAACCTGATCACGACATAAAATCTTGTATTGTCCACTTATTTTGCTCACTCCAAATCCAGCTATGCAGCTACGCTCAGGAAGGCGAGGAATCTCGACACATTCACTTGTGATTGGATTGCATACGAAAAGAACATCATCACATCCATCCAAGAATAAAAGCAAACCATTAGCTGAACCAACTACTAAACGATCGTTACAAGTAGTATTTGAACAAAAGCTGAATTGGAAAAGTGGCTTAAAGGCCTCATCGCAGATCGCGAACCCCATCTCACGATGAACGAAAGCCATGCATGCATACGACGTTGCAAAGTCACCGCCTTTTATCAGATTGCGCCATGATTTGCAAACAAACTTGCACCTCATAATGCATCTAGTCCGAAGTCTTCTAACGATATCTATAGTCAACTCTCGTGGTAGATTTGTCAACAAATCTTTCTTTTGCAACAGTAGTTCATTCGTCATCTGACACTCTGAATTGCAGTAGTTCAAAATTTGGATGAAAACATTACATAATAAAGAGTATATTTAAAacaaatattcatttaaaatgAGCTAATCCTTGATTTTCTAAAGAAATGGAAAATAGATTAAATGGATTACCACTTATACCAAATACAACACCTATATAACACATTCAATCACAAAAATCaatttcaacaccaaattcGGTAACTCTCAAATTCAATTCCTACATCCATCTTCATAGCAAATCGTGGGAAAAAAAAGCAATCGAAAGAGGCAAATGATGAGAGCAGAGAGAGGGACGTACCTTTTTGGGTTTCAATGGTGTTTTGGGTGATTAACATAACTTTTAATTTGGTTTATTGgctttcctttacatttttataaataaaataaattaatatgtaATAAATGAAAATGGCAGGTTGACGAAATTTTGTAACAATCTGAATCATCTGAtacaattattattaaaatcgAAAGGAATTATGGAGAATGGAgatatttaaatttcttaaattatGGCAATCTACAAATTACTGATCTCTAGAATTATGAAATcaaattgtttttaatttttattttacgaACAAAGCATGACTCActtaaaattcataaataatTCTAGGATGATTACTTGAAGtaattgatttttttggtgTAATATCATTGATATAAAcaatataatagtagtactaaaagATATACAAAGCAAATTAATCGTATATTTAATACTAAGTTCATGGAAGAAGtacaatacaaaataaaaaaaaaaattgaagatattgaatgcaaaataaataaataaattaaagatataGTACAAcgcaaaaaaaataatcttattagTGTGGgaattattatcatttaatattttaatgatattatACTTAAATAATTTGGTAGGTTGACTAAATTTGGTAGCAATATGatacaattattattataatcgaaagaaattattgaaattactaaaaaaatactccctccgtccaaaaaaaatagtctcaatTGTGTGGGACACATGTTTTAAAGAGAAAttagtaaagtaggagagaaaagagaaaaaaataggtaaagtaagagaaatagagagaaaaagtgagtaaagtatgtaaaaggagaaaaaatgagtATAATATGAGAAAGAAACTTtaaatatgactattttttatagacatcctaaaataataaaatagaattattttgcGTGGACATATGGAGCAGTGTACTATAAATTTAGTAATTAAATCCTATTATGCCATAAACATTGTCTCAAAATCATGACCCACTAAGCTAATCcctgattttcgaaaattatggaaAATTGATAGAAGTGTCCCAATTATTATACACTCCTATGCACTAAAAGTGTTAGTTCGCacagatttatttttgggtcactcccaaaaggcatcaaactaattggggttggacatgaattatatacaccttccaacttctctcactcatccgatgtgagataggtttgtaacccaacaaaaaGATCTCACCGGTTGAATTGAGGTGCTTTgcaaattataaacaaaaagaTCATgcaaataaactaaaaacacataagactttattaaacaaaaaaaaatagtatacaAATCACCCAAAGTGTAACAACGTGTTCATATGTTTCAACAATAAAAATTTAAAGACTGAACATTACGAAACCCCATAGACATGAGCGAGAAAAAGCTTGCGGTATAAACAACAATGTTGGAAGAATAACGTTGTTCGGAACCAACATATGTCACAAAATCTCTAGTGTTTTTGGAGTAGATATATAGTTGATCAGTAGATGGGAACGTAGAAAAACGATCTGATACTGCAAATAACAAGTCACCATTCCCGAGAATTTGGACCATGTACAAAAATGGGTACACTTCGGGTAAGGTGAAGCTATATTCCTTTATCCAAGATTTCTGATCCTCGTAGTTATCCATCTTCCAAATAATAACGTGTTGCCAAtctaaaatatcacataaaTATAGCCTATCCTCAAAAATATATAGCCGATTATTGCCATGGGCATTGCCACTATAATCCCAAGGAACTGAAAAACTGGTAAAGAGCTCGGTTTCCAAATCAAAGCAACAAACCAAGAATTTCTTTTCCGAATCATATGCCAACCAGTGAAAATTTCCATTAAAAAATACCGTACAATCACGAGCCAGTCTACGTTTGTTTGGTGCTGCTGCTGCGACGCTTCTCCACAACCTTGTGTCCTGTCCTGGAGTGTATACATGACATGAACTATTGGCATCACTGCATAAAATCTTATACTGTCCACTTATTTTGCTCactccaaatccaaaaaaacGTGTACTTGTCCTAATCGTAGATAGAGGAGGGAGCTTGACATACTCGCGAGTCATTGGATtgcatataaatatatttttaaccAGTGGATCCCACACGGAAATCAAGCCATAATCTGAAGCAATTACAATACGATAGCTAGTAGAAGATGATTCATCGTGAGAAGGCAAACCGAATCTGAAAAGTGGCTTGAAGGCATCATCGTCGACAGTGTACCTCATGTCCATGTCTCGGTGAACGAAAGACAGGCGTGGTTCCGTAGTATACGCCATCGCAAACTCATCCCCTTCTAGCAAATGACACCACGATTTACAAACACACTTGCACCTCATAATGCTCGTAACTGAGAGTCTTATGAAGATCTGTGTCGTAATATCTTCGGGCAACTTTGCAAAAAAATTAGTGATCATCATTAATAGCTGCACACAAGCTAGATGCGgatgatgaaaaaaatatattatgagATTGGAGACGATTAGCAAGGGAAGAAAGAGCTATATATCTTTAATAATCCTATTTTGAAAGGGAAACGATATAAATCATGTTATGTTTATCTGTTCCaaattatcaattttatttctCACTTATCTATAGCGACAATATGTTTCTCTGTATATCAATTTACTCGTTTTGTGTCGTAGCGTAACAAATTAAGTATGGGATTAATTATCATTTAAATCTCGAATGTTATTAtacttaaataattatgtattttgtatCGTGTGATAACAAAATAAGCGTGCGATTAATAAGCATTTAAATCTTTAACATTATTATACTTaaataattttccaaaataatttttttacaaaacgatCATGACGAGTAGGAGTTGAATCTTGATAGTGAGGAGGAGAACGAACTAGCTaagttaaaaattaaatttattaaattaaaattttctttttgaagttaaaaataatattccaaaatatttttttacaaaacgatCATGACGAGTAGGAGTTGAATCTTGATAGTGAGGAGGAGAACGAACTGGCTaagttaaaaattaaatttattagattaaaattttcttttcgaagttaaaaataattttttacaaAACGATCGTGACGAGTAGGAGTTGAATCTTGATAGTGAGGAGGAGAACAAACTGGCTaagttaaaaattaaatttattagattaaaattttctttttgaaattaaaaataatattcaaaAATAACTTTTTACAAAACGATCATGATGAGTAGGAGTTGAATCTTCATAGTGAGGAGGAGAACGAACTGGCTaagttaaaaattaaatttattagattaaaattttctttttgaagttaaaaataattttccaaaataattttttacaaAACGATCATGACGAGTAGGAGTTGAATCTTGATAGTGAGGAGGAGAACGAACTGGCTaagttaaaaattaaatttattagattaaaatttttttaagttaaaaataatattccaaaatAACTTTTTACAAAACGATCATGACGAGTAGGAGTTGAATCTTGATAGTGAGGAGGAGAACGAACTGGCCaagttaaaaaattaaatttattagattaaaattttctttttgaagttaaaatTAACTTTTATTATAACTAAAGGGAATGAAAGTCTTCATCCAATATATTACtacaaatttaataattaatctaATATATAAAACagtataaatcaaataacttaGTAAACATTGTTACAAAGTCATGACCCAGTAAGCTAATTCcagattttcgaaaattctggAAAATTGATTAAAGTGTCCCAATTATGTGTATATATGCACTACAAGAACGTGTTGAGGTGAGGTCAAGTGTGTTTGCCAATTATAAACGTAAAGAAAAtgcaaataaacaaaaaaacacataagaatttattaaaccaaaaaaaaagtacaCCAAACACCAAATTACAACAACATATTCATAtgtttaataaaaatttaatgacTGAACATTATGAAATACCCCATAGTCGTGAGCGAAATTAAGCTTGGGGTATAAACATTAATGTTGGATGAATAACTTTGTTCACAACCAACATAAGTCACTAAATCTCATGTGTTTTTGGAGTAGATATATAGTTGATCATTAGATGGGAACATATTAAAATTATCTGATACTGCAAATAACAAGTCACCATTCGCAAGAACTTGGAGCACGTACAAATGTGGATACACTTCAGGTAATGTGAAGCTATATTCCTTCACCCAAGAATTCTCATCCGCATAGTTATTCATcttccaaataataaaatgtcGCCAATTCACAATATCGCATAAAAGTAGCTAACCCTCCAAAATATATAGCCGATTATTGCCATAGATATTGCCACTATAATCACCAGGAACTGAAAAACTGGTACCGAGCTCAGTTTCCAAATCAAAGCAACAAaccaagattttttttttccgaatcAGATGCCAACCAATGAAGACTtccattaaaaaatattgtacAATCACGACTCAGTCTACGTTTGCCTGGTGCGGCTGCTGCGACGCTTCTCCACAACCCCGCGCCTTGTCCTGGAGTGTATACATGACATGAACTATTGGCATCAGTGCATAAAATCTTAAATTGCGGACTTATTTTGCTCACTTCAAATCCATAATACCGAATAGTTCTAATCGTGGATAGAGGAGGGAGCTCGACACACTCACGAGTCATTGGATTGCATATATATAGAACTTTAGTCCATGGATTCCACACCGAAAGCAAACCATTATCTGAAGCAGTTACAGCGCGACGGCGAACAGTAGATGATTGATTGTGAGAAGGCGAACCGAATCGGAAAAGTGGCTTGAAGGCCTCATCGCGGACCGTGTAGCCCATGTCCATGTCGCGGTGAACGAAAGTCAGGCCTGATTTCGGAGTATACGACTTCGCAAACTTATCCCCCTCTTTCAAAATGCGCCATGATTTAAAAACACACTTGCATTTGCATGTCATAATGCTCGGAATCGGGAGTCTTCCTAAGATCTCTATCGTAATATCTTCATCATAATATCTTCAGGTAGATTGACAAACATATTAAATTTTAGTGATCCTATTCTGAAAGGGAAACGATGTAATCAGTATATAATTTGCTCGTTTAATTACCGTGAAAGTGTACTTATATATAACagaaattcaattaaaataaaatcatttccGTAGATAACGGAAAATAGATTTAATTGtccaaattatttatatatatgtgaaaTATGGCTCAATCTTTTATAGGCCCACTCCCTCAAAGCCCGAACTAACTCTGAATTGCTCGAACCCATACATAAAGTtagagaaataaaaaagaaaagattttCAAAAATCAATATGGACTTTTTATATGAAAtgaacgaaaaaggaaataaaagtgtacttttatgggatggagtatttttgttattattattatacaatttgtagtattttctataaaaaaagTCTTGTCCTCTATCTATAAGATTGCATtgagatttgatttttaatttaaaaatatatctaATTTATCTAGGTTACAACAAATCTATATATCTTTAAGCAATCTTAACATCATCTTGCACAAATTTAATGACGTATGTATGAGATATATACTAATAGATATTAATATTATACATTAGTTGATTTTTAAATAGATGAAGTCGAAATTTAAAAGCTacatatgaaaaaaaaacaagtgaGATTAGTGATGCGTTTCTGATATAgattatcatgttttattagATGATTATTTATATAACAATTTGAGTGTTGACGTAGAGCTTTTTTTCAAAATCAGCCATgtaggagtataatattttgataagctgttagtattatttattagaaAGAAAGAATATGATATTGTTTGATTATGAGCGTGTGCTTGATTCCATAATTATACTATGATTAgttgatttaattttgaaatagatTATATTTATCTTTTCAAAGTTAAATATTAAAtgttattatgatttttaaccTCAAAATCATGACCCAATAAGCTAATGCCTAATTTTCCGAAATTATGGAAAATATAGATTAAATTGTTCCAATTATAAACATATATGCAAATTATAAAAAGAGAATgtaaataaactaaaaacacaTAAGCAAGGACGCGGTGGCTTGGCTGGCACCGGATCCATTACCCACGGCTGCCCCTGTTCAGATGTCATTTATATTGTAGATTTGTAGAGAGAAActtaatatttaatattgaaatatgtaatttttgttgtaatttgagaaaaaagagaagaataattaataaaatcactTGAAAATTGATGGATTGCATCGGCgaagaagaaacaaaagaaaacagttttcacagaacgaggaagaagaagatacgACGCGTTTAATTATTAGGTTCCAGTTAATTGGGATTTTTTAAATGGgtttgattaatttaatttattgagattattatttattttgtttaaataattGTACCACTTAAATGGCTTCATTTAATTACTGTGCCGTTAAAATTAATTGGATTCACTTACAATTATACTCCGATATACTCTACAACTTAACAAAACAATTATTAGATTAACTCGTTTGattacataaaatgataaaatcaaattaaaagatACTAACAAATTACAACAACTAAATTACCAGTACTAGTTTTTATTATAATACATCTTTTGATacatgtattttgattataataaaatattagttttttaaaatgacaaaatctgattgcatatttatattttttggttcgatttaatttttaaaattggacAAAACACCATACtgaattatattaaattaccttttaataataatattattattatattaaatattttatttttaaataaaattccaGCACCGGCTAATTTGTTTTTCTGGTTCCGTCCCTGCACATAAGAatctataaaaagaaaaaacaacagTATACAAATCACCCaataattatgtatatatatgcacTAAAAGATAATGATGATGTTAGGTGCAAGTATGTTTGCAAACTATAAAGGAAAAGATAatgtaaataaacaaaaaacacaTAAGAAtctattaaaacaaaaaaaatcatataccAACATCCAAATTACAACAAACTATTCATATGTCTAATAAATTTAAAGACTGAACATTATGAAACCCCATGGAGGCGAGCGAAATCAAGCTTGGAGTATAAACATTAATGTTGGAAGAATAATTTTGGTCAGAACCAACAAAAGAAGCAGGTTTCGctatttgttttgtgtttttggaGTAGATATATAGTCGATCATTAGAGGACACAGAAAAACGATCTGACACAGCAAATAACAAGTAACCATTCGCGAGAACTTGGAGCACGTACAAATATGGAAACACTTTGGGTAAGATGAACCTGTATTCCTTCACCCAAGAATTAGCATCCCCGTAGTTATTCATCTTCCAAATAATAACACGCCGCCAATTTAAAATATCGCATAAATATAGCCTATCCTGAAAAATATATAGCCGATTATTGCCATATACATTGCCACTATAATCACCAGGAACTGAAAAACTGGTAAAGAGCTCGGTTTCCAAATCAAAGCAACAAACCAAGAATTTTTTTTCCGAGTCAGATGCCAACCAATGAAGACTTCCATTAAAAAATACAGTACAATCACGACC
This window contains:
- the LOC121759159 gene encoding F-box/kelch-repeat protein At3g06240-like, translated to MTNELLLQKKDLLTNLPRELTIDIVRRLRTRCIMRCKFVCKSWRNLIKGGDFATSYACMAFVHREMGFAICDEAFKPLFQFSFCSNTTCNDRLVVGSANGLLLFLDGCDDVLFVCNPITSECVEIPRLPERSCIAGFGVSKISGQYKILCRDQVRSYHVYTLERGGGCWRRIVGPKFYPRMPRENAVFFNGNLHWLASDLKESLFVCCFDLETEVFTKFSLPPRDNSNDPDRNWRHVRGDYELFILESQLCVCDSLKYPGIVIWWMKNYGDTNSWVKACRIDRPQIGEVVFPLKVFANCDMLFTLDTDNQLVIYNHNTDECLVSNSFLDRSNDHVYNIITFIPSFLSLTTMGICNVKSFSFYKDHVLS